Within Pseudomonas tructae, the genomic segment AAGATCGACCACTGCAACAGCGGCGGCACGATCAGCCACACCAGGTACACGGCAAACAGCGTCAGCAGGGTGTTGAGCCAGCTGGAGAACAGGTTGGCACGCATCCAGGCGACAACGCCGACGGCTTTGACCGGTGGCGGCATATCAGGTTTGAAAACATGGGTACTCATGCGCTTGTCCTCACCGCTCGATCAGCGCAATGCGCTTGTTGTACCAGTTCATCAGCAACGAAATGCTGATGCTGATGGCCAGATAGACGCTCATGGTGATGGCAATCACCTCGATGGCCTGGCCGGTCTGGTTGAGCACGGTACCGGCGAACAACGAGACCATTTCCGGGTAGCCGATACCGGCTGCCAGCGAAGAGTTCTTCGCCAGGTTCAGGTACTGGCTGGTCAGCGGCGGAATGATCACCCGCAGCGCCTGGGGAATGATCACCTTGCGCAGCGTCGGCCCTTCGCGCAGGCCCAGGGAGCGGGCTGCTTCGGTCTGGCCGTAACTGACCGAGCGGATGCCCGAACGCACGATCTCGGCGATAAAGGCGGCGGTGTAGATGGTCAGCGCCAGGGTCAGGGCCAACAACTCGGGGATCAGCACCCAACCGCCGACGAAGTTGAAGCCCTTGAGCTGCGGCATTTCCCACTGCACCGGCGCGCCGAACAGCAGCACGCACAGGGCCGGAATGCCAAAGAACAGGAACAGGCCGACCCAGAATTTGTGGAACGGCTCGCCGGTGGCCTCAAAGCGCCGGTTGGCCAGGCGCACCATCAGCACAATGGCGATGATGGCCAGCACCAGGCTGACGACGAACGGCCAGAATCCTTCAGCCATGGACGCACCGGGCATGTTCAGACCCCGGTTGCTGATAAAGAAGGTGTCGTTGAGATTGATGCTGCCCCGCGGTCCCGGCAGGGTCAGGAACACCGCGAAGTACCAGAACAGGATCTGCAACAGCGGCGGAATGTTACGGAAAGTCTCGACATACACCGTGGCCAGCTTGCTGATCATCCAGTTCGGTGACAGTCGGGCCACACCGATGATGAAGCCCAGCAGGGTCGCCAGGATGATGCCGATGAAGGTCACCAGCAGGGTGTTGAGCAGGCCAATGACGAACACCCGCGCATAACTGTCCTGCTCGGTATAGGGAATCAGGTGCTGGGCGATGCCGAAGCCGGCACTGCGTTCGAGGAAGTCGAAGCCCGAGGTGATCCCGCGGTGCTGCAGGTTGGTCTGGGTGTTGTGAAACAGGTACCAGCCTAGCCCGACCACGAAAGCGATGGTAAGGATCTGGAACAGCCACGCACGCACACGTGGATCGCTCAGGGATAGTCCCTTGGGTGCGCCGATATTATTTTGCATGTAATGCCCCGCAAGGAAGGGAACCGAACAGCCTGCAGCGGCGAATGGCCGCCGCAGGCCGCAACCGTCAGCGCACCGGTGGCGCGTACTGGATGCCGCCGTTGTTCCACAGGGCGTTCAGACCGCGGTCGATTTGCAGTGGGGTTTGCTTGCCCAGGTTTTTCTCGAAGACTTCGCCGTAGTTGCCGACCTGCTTGACGATCTGCACCACCCAGTCCTTCGGCAGCTTCAGGTCTTTGCCGTACTCGCCGTCGGCGCCGAGCATGCGGCCCACGTCAGGGTTCTTGGTGGCCTTGGCTTCGGCTTCGACGTTCTTCGAGGTGATGCCCATCTCTTCGGCGTTGAGCATGGCGAACAGGGTCCACTTGACGATGCTGAACCACTCTTCATCGCCTTTGCGCACCACCGGGCCCAGTGGCTCTTTGGAGATAGTCTCCGGCAGTACCACGTAGTCGGTCGGGGCGGCCAGCTTGGAGCGCTGTGCGTAGAGCTGCGACTTGTCGGAGGTCAGCACGTCGCAACGGCCGGATTCCAGCGACTTGGCGCTCTCGTCGGAGGTGTCGAAGGTGATCGGGGTGTACTTCAGGCCATTGGCTCGGAAGTAGTCGGAAACGTTGAGCTCGGTGGTGGTACCGGCCTGGATGCAGATGGTTGCGCCATCCAGTTCCTTGGCACTGGAAACGCCCAGCTTCTTGTTGACCAGGAAACCGATGCCGTCGTAATAGGTAACACCGGCGAACACCAGGCCCATGCCGGCGTCACGGGAGCTGGTCCAGGTGGTGTTGCGCGACAGCACGTCGACTTCACCGGACTGCAGCGCGGTGAAACGCTCCTTGGCGTTGAGCTGGCTGAACTTGACCTTCTTGGCGTCACCGAACACCGCAGCGGCTACCGCGCGGCAGACGTCGGCGTCGATACCGACGATGTTGCCCTTGGCATCCGGCACCGAGAAGCCCGGCAAACCGTCACTGACGCCACATTGAACGAATCCCTTCTTCTGTACTGCGTCCAGGGTCGCACCTGCCTGTGCGAAACCGCTGATACCCAACGCGGTCGCAGCGGTAACCACTGCCAGTGTGGATTTCAACATCTTCATTCAAACCTCCAGTTTTGCTCTTGTTGTGTGAGCCGGGATTGCACCGCACCCTTATGAGGCGCATCCGACCCGTGTTGGCTTGTTTTTGGGTCAATTGGCGCAATGCGCTGTTCTGTGACAGCCTTGGGGACCGCTAACGGGTGTTACCGTCCAAAACGTGTAACCTCGCATCAGAAGATACATAGCAAAGCGCGTACCACACTGGAGGGCTAAAGCGTTTCAGTTCACGTCAATAGGAAAACTTGCAGCGTTGCGACAGGTTTTTCCCGGATTTACCCGACGCGCCTTCATTTCATGCACGCAAACAAGAGCGCGCGCACACTTTCGGAGCAGTCATGACTCACCCGCTGATTCTTGAACCACAAAAAACCGCTGATGCCTGTGTGATCTGGTTGCACGGCCTTGGGGCCGACCGTTACGACTTCATGCCGGTCGCCGAAGCCCTGCAGGAAGTATTGCTGACCACCCGCTTCGTCATGCCCCAGGCGCCAACCCGGCCGGTGACCATCAACGGTGGTTACGAAATGCCCAGCTGGTACGACATCAAGGCCATGACCCCGGCGCGGGCCATCGACCAGGATCAGCTGGAAGCCTCAGCCGACCAAGTGATCGCGCTGATCAAGGCGGAGCAGGCAAAAGGCATCGATCTGGCACGCATCTTCCTCGCCGGCTTCTCCCAAGGTGGCGCGGTGGTGCTGCACACTGCCTATATAAAGTGGCAAGAAGCATTGGGTGGGGTAATCGCCCTCTCGACCTACGCACCGACCTTCAGCGACAGCGTTGAACTGACCGCCTGTCAGCAACGCACCCCGGCCCTGTGCCTGCATGGCGTCTATGACCCCGTGGTATTGCCGGCGATGGGCCGTACTGCCTTTGAGCACCTCAAACACTGGGGCGTAAGCGTCGAGAGGCAGGAATACCCGATGGAACACGCGGTGCTACCTGAGGAAATCAACGATATCGGCGCGTGGCTGGCCAAACGCCTGCGTTAAAAGAACAGTTCCCTGTAGTTGTCAGTGCAATCCACTACGCCGCGCCCGAATCTTGCATTACACTGCCCGGCGTACATTCCTTAACCAATTGATGAGATGACCGTGCTCAAAGCACTCAAGAAGATGTTCGGCAAGAGCGAGGTTGAGCAACTCGCCACCGAAACCGCTGCCGCCGCGACGCAGCCGCCCGTAGCCGCCCAGGCCCCTGCCCCGTCGGCACCGCTCAAGACTGAGGCCGCAACCCCTGCCCCGGTCCGTGCCGAGAAGCCGGCCGAGGCCAAGCCACGCCGTGAGCGCAAGCCAAAACCCGCCGCCTCCACCTGGAAGCTGGAAGACTTCGTGGTCGAGCCGCAGGAAGGCAAGACCCGTTTCCATGACTTCAAGCTCTCGCCCGAGCTGATGCATGCGATCCACGACCTGGGCTTTCCTTACTGCACGCCGATCCAGGGCCAGGTCCTGGGTTACACCCTGCGTGGTAAAGACGCCATCGGCCGGGCCCAGACCGGTACCGGCAAGACCGCAGCCTTCCTGATTTCGATCATCACCCAACTGCAGCAGACCCCGCCGCCCAAAGAACGCTACATGGGCGAGCCACGGGCACTGATCATCGCGCCGACCCGCGAACTGGTAGTGCAGATTGCCAAGGACGCCGCCGCGCTGACCAAGTACACCGGCCTCAACGTCATGACCTTCGTCGGCGGCATGGACTTCGACAAGCAGCTCAAGGCCCTCGAAGCCCGTCATTGCGACATCCTGGTCGCCACCCCGGGCCGCCTGCTGGACTTCAACCAGCGCGGTGAAGCACACCTGGACATGGTCGAAGTATTGGTACTGGACGAAGCCGACCGCATGCTCGACATGGGCTTCATCCCCCAGGTGCGGCAGATCATCCGCCAGACCCCGCCCAAGAGCGAACGCCAGACCCTGCTGTTCTCGGCAACCTTCACTGAAGATGTGATGAACCTGGCCAAGCAGTGGACCACGGACCCTGCGATCGTCGAGATCGAGCCGGAGAACGTCGCCAGCGAAACCGTCGAACAGCACGTCTATGCCGTGGCCGGCAGCGACAAATACAAGCTGCTGTACAACCTGGTGACCGAGAACAAGTGGGAACGGGTGATGGTCTTTGCCAACCGCAAGGACGAGGTGCG encodes:
- a CDS encoding amino acid ABC transporter permease — translated: MQNNIGAPKGLSLSDPRVRAWLFQILTIAFVVGLGWYLFHNTQTNLQHRGITSGFDFLERSAGFGIAQHLIPYTEQDSYARVFVIGLLNTLLVTFIGIILATLLGFIIGVARLSPNWMISKLATVYVETFRNIPPLLQILFWYFAVFLTLPGPRGSINLNDTFFISNRGLNMPGASMAEGFWPFVVSLVLAIIAIVLMVRLANRRFEATGEPFHKFWVGLFLFFGIPALCVLLFGAPVQWEMPQLKGFNFVGGWVLIPELLALTLALTIYTAAFIAEIVRSGIRSVSYGQTEAARSLGLREGPTLRKVIIPQALRVIIPPLTSQYLNLAKNSSLAAGIGYPEMVSLFAGTVLNQTGQAIEVIAITMSVYLAISISISLLMNWYNKRIALIER
- a CDS encoding amino acid ABC transporter substrate-binding protein; translation: MKMLKSTLAVVTAATALGISGFAQAGATLDAVQKKGFVQCGVSDGLPGFSVPDAKGNIVGIDADVCRAVAAAVFGDAKKVKFSQLNAKERFTALQSGEVDVLSRNTTWTSSRDAGMGLVFAGVTYYDGIGFLVNKKLGVSSAKELDGATICIQAGTTTELNVSDYFRANGLKYTPITFDTSDESAKSLESGRCDVLTSDKSQLYAQRSKLAAPTDYVVLPETISKEPLGPVVRKGDEEWFSIVKWTLFAMLNAEEMGITSKNVEAEAKATKNPDVGRMLGADGEYGKDLKLPKDWVVQIVKQVGNYGEVFEKNLGKQTPLQIDRGLNALWNNGGIQYAPPVR
- a CDS encoding alpha/beta hydrolase, with the protein product MTHPLILEPQKTADACVIWLHGLGADRYDFMPVAEALQEVLLTTRFVMPQAPTRPVTINGGYEMPSWYDIKAMTPARAIDQDQLEASADQVIALIKAEQAKGIDLARIFLAGFSQGGAVVLHTAYIKWQEALGGVIALSTYAPTFSDSVELTACQQRTPALCLHGVYDPVVLPAMGRTAFEHLKHWGVSVERQEYPMEHAVLPEEINDIGAWLAKRLR
- the rhlB gene encoding ATP-dependent RNA helicase RhlB; translation: MLKALKKMFGKSEVEQLATETAAAATQPPVAAQAPAPSAPLKTEAATPAPVRAEKPAEAKPRRERKPKPAASTWKLEDFVVEPQEGKTRFHDFKLSPELMHAIHDLGFPYCTPIQGQVLGYTLRGKDAIGRAQTGTGKTAAFLISIITQLQQTPPPKERYMGEPRALIIAPTRELVVQIAKDAAALTKYTGLNVMTFVGGMDFDKQLKALEARHCDILVATPGRLLDFNQRGEAHLDMVEVLVLDEADRMLDMGFIPQVRQIIRQTPPKSERQTLLFSATFTEDVMNLAKQWTTDPAIVEIEPENVASETVEQHVYAVAGSDKYKLLYNLVTENKWERVMVFANRKDEVRRIEERLVRDGVNAAQLSGDVPQHKRIKTLENFREGRITVLVATDVAGRGIHIDGISHVINFTLPEDPDDYVHRIGRTGRAGTSGVSISFAGEDDSYQLPAIEELLGRKISCEMPPTELLKSVPRKHH